In the genome of Leptospira sanjuanensis, one region contains:
- a CDS encoding chemotaxis protein CheD translates to MLAKGTKVVNVGIADLQGAQSPEILRTTLGSCIGVVFYAPDKKIGAMAHFMLSKDPGGKDSQKNPYKYAETAIPLLIKKMSEMGCNPGDYSVRLFGGASMFKGVQSSFLQNIGEQNILTARAILEQNKIPLIVEDVGGNDGRTISLYLDDGRVLLKKGGFEKYLYKVR, encoded by the coding sequence ATGTTGGCAAAAGGAACGAAAGTAGTCAATGTAGGCATCGCCGATCTGCAAGGGGCGCAATCTCCCGAAATTTTGAGAACCACTTTGGGTTCCTGTATCGGCGTGGTTTTTTACGCTCCGGATAAAAAGATCGGAGCGATGGCGCACTTCATGCTTTCCAAAGATCCGGGCGGAAAAGACTCTCAGAAAAATCCTTATAAATACGCAGAGACCGCCATTCCACTTTTGATTAAGAAGATGAGCGAGATGGGTTGTAATCCCGGCGATTATTCCGTACGTTTATTCGGCGGAGCTTCGATGTTCAAGGGAGTTCAATCCAGCTTTCTGCAAAACATCGGCGAACAGAACATTCTTACCGCAAGAGCCATTTTAGAGCAAAATAAAATCCCTTTGATCGTGGAAGACGTCGGAGGCAACGACGGTAGAACCATCAGCTTGTATTTGGACGACGGCCGTGTCCTTTTAAAAAAGGGCGGGTTTGAAAAGTACCTCTACAAGGTCAGGTAA